A portion of the Bacteroidales bacterium genome contains these proteins:
- a CDS encoding GNAT family N-acetyltransferase has protein sequence MNSSKVSLRALEPDDVEILYKWENDRSIWHLSNTITPLSRFTLDQYVMSAGQDIYSTRQMRMMIDLKNPVNGIKTIGSIDLFEFEPAHQRAGVGILILEGFRGKGYASESLELLINYAFETLQLHQLFTNISADNTESVRLFESKGFQFIGVKKEWNRIRNKWQDESMFQLIHQQNNP, from the coding sequence ATGAACAGTTCTAAAGTAAGTTTAAGGGCGCTGGAGCCTGATGACGTTGAGATTTTATACAAATGGGAAAATGACAGGTCCATCTGGCATCTTTCCAATACTATTACACCTCTGTCGCGCTTCACTTTGGACCAATATGTTATGAGCGCCGGACAGGATATATACTCTACCCGCCAGATGCGGATGATGATTGACCTTAAAAATCCTGTTAACGGGATAAAAACGATCGGTTCCATTGATCTTTTTGAATTTGAACCTGCTCATCAGCGAGCCGGTGTGGGAATCTTGATCCTTGAAGGTTTCAGGGGAAAGGGTTATGCCTCAGAATCCCTGGAACTACTCATCAATTACGCTTTCGAAACCTTGCAGCTTCACCAGTTATTCACCAATATATCCGCTGATAATACTGAAAGCGTAAGGCTTTTTGAAAGCAAAGGTTTCCAATTTATAGGTGTCAAGAAGGAATGGAACCGGATCCGCAATAAATGGCAGGACGAAAGCATGTTCCAGCTTATCCATCAGCAAAATAACCCATAA
- the mltG gene encoding endolytic transglycosylase MltG — MAIRSRILSGKPKKKLIHRIILLSLTILTIGAILLAVTLFRYILKPNVRTENNDPVSIKIPTGSDFNDVKEILYKKGLIINRHSFEWVAGRKNYPGLIKPGHYIIKGPMSNNDLVNMLRSGAQAPVKVVFNNIRLKEELAGKISRHIEADSISLIQCWNDRQFLKSLNTTPEKVLMIFIPNTYEFWWTTDAYDFTRRMQKEFSDFWDGERTQKAALTRLSIPEIIILASIIEKETQKNDEKPAIAGVYLNRLRKDWPLQADPTVVFACGDFELKRVLTFHTKINSPYNTYIYGGLPPGPICIPSIASIDAVLNYQKHDYLFFCARADMSGYHAFSRTLAEHNRYAKAYQKALNERKII, encoded by the coding sequence ATGGCAATCCGAAGCAGGATATTATCCGGTAAACCAAAAAAAAAACTGATCCACAGGATAATCCTGCTATCTCTGACGATTTTAACCATCGGGGCAATCCTGTTAGCGGTGACCCTCTTCCGGTATATTTTAAAGCCGAATGTCCGGACTGAAAATAATGATCCGGTTTCTATCAAAATTCCTACCGGATCTGATTTCAATGATGTTAAAGAAATACTCTATAAAAAAGGTTTGATCATCAACAGGCACTCTTTTGAATGGGTTGCCGGAAGAAAAAACTATCCCGGTCTGATCAAACCCGGGCATTATATTATTAAGGGCCCGATGAGCAACAATGATCTGGTCAATATGCTCCGCTCCGGTGCCCAGGCCCCGGTTAAAGTTGTGTTCAACAATATCCGGTTGAAAGAAGAACTCGCCGGGAAGATATCCCGGCACATAGAAGCTGACTCCATTTCCCTCATTCAATGCTGGAATGACAGGCAATTTTTAAAATCTTTGAATACCACACCGGAAAAAGTTCTGATGATTTTTATCCCCAATACTTATGAATTCTGGTGGACAACTGATGCTTATGATTTTACACGAAGGATGCAAAAGGAGTTCAGTGATTTCTGGGATGGTGAAAGAACTCAAAAAGCTGCTTTAACCAGGTTGAGCATCCCGGAAATCATCATCCTGGCCTCAATAATTGAAAAAGAAACTCAAAAAAACGATGAAAAGCCAGCCATTGCCGGGGTTTATCTGAACAGGCTCCGGAAAGACTGGCCATTGCAGGCCGACCCGACCGTAGTCTTTGCATGTGGTGACTTCGAATTGAAACGGGTGCTTACATTTCATACAAAAATCAACTCACCCTACAATACTTATATATACGGTGGTTTGCCTCCAGGGCCAATTTGTATACCCTCGATTGCTTCCATTGATGCCGTGCTGAATTACCAAAAGCATGATTACTTGTTTTTTTGTGCCAGAGCCGACATGTCAGGTTATCATGCTTTTTCCAGGACCCTGGCTGAACATAACAGATATGCCAAGGCTTACCAGAAAGCTTTAAACGAAAGAAAAATCATTTAA
- a CDS encoding YfiM family protein, whose protein sequence is MKLVEKILVLIIFSFTGIYSIYGNINQESGINDSIDRQPNYKGRLIGVSVTTSALYVGSMAGLYQLWYADYPKSSFHFINDSDEWLYMDKIGHTTTSYWIGRIGYESLRWSGVGKKKATWYGGMWGLVYLTSVEVFDGFSEEWGASVPDLAANTIGTGFFIGQQLLFDDQPFTLKFSFHQTDFAEYRPDLLGENFIQQILKDYNGLTYWLSANIASFLPETSKFPKWLDVSFGYSAEGMLGAKSNPSEFNGEPLPKYFERYSQYFLSLDIDLTKIKTKNKTVSMLLNLVGYLKIPFPALEFNRIDKVRWHWMYY, encoded by the coding sequence TTGAAATTAGTTGAAAAAATACTGGTTCTGATAATTTTCTCTTTTACGGGAATTTACTCCATTTATGGAAATATTAACCAGGAATCCGGCATAAATGACTCTATTGACCGCCAGCCAAATTACAAAGGCCGGCTGATTGGTGTTTCCGTGACGACAAGCGCTCTTTATGTTGGAAGCATGGCTGGCTTATACCAATTATGGTATGCTGATTACCCTAAATCTTCTTTTCATTTTATCAATGATTCCGATGAATGGCTTTATATGGATAAGATCGGGCATACCACGACATCTTACTGGATAGGCAGGATTGGTTATGAAAGCCTCCGGTGGAGCGGGGTCGGCAAGAAAAAGGCCACCTGGTACGGAGGAATGTGGGGATTGGTTTATCTTACTTCTGTTGAAGTTTTCGATGGTTTCTCTGAAGAATGGGGCGCTTCAGTGCCAGATCTCGCAGCTAATACCATCGGCACGGGATTTTTTATCGGTCAGCAGTTGCTTTTTGATGATCAGCCTTTTACCTTGAAATTTTCATTTCATCAAACCGACTTTGCCGAATATCGTCCCGACCTGCTGGGGGAGAATTTTATTCAGCAAATACTAAAAGATTATAATGGACTAACGTACTGGCTTTCAGCCAATATTGCCTCATTTCTGCCTGAAACCAGTAAATTCCCGAAGTGGCTGGATGTCTCATTCGGGTACAGCGCAGAAGGTATGCTGGGAGCAAAATCAAATCCGTCGGAATTTAATGGCGAACCGCTGCCTAAATACTTCGAAAGGTATTCTCAGTACTTTCTTTCCCTTGACATCGATCTCACCAAAATCAAAACTAAAAACAAAACGGTAAGCATGTTGTTAAACCTGGTCGGATATTTAAAGATTCCTTTCCCCGCTTTGGAGTTTAACAGGATAGATAAGGTGAGATGGCACTGGATGTACTACTAA
- a CDS encoding HAD hydrolase-like protein has product MTKTIIWDFNGTLLNDMQVCIDCMNIMLKKRNLPSLGLKRYRDIFTFPVRDYYLSLGFDFQKEPFEIPAHKFIDLYRDKLHLAPLQTDAADILDYFRSHQIQQVILSAMEQEFLEDTLKSKGILNYFDKVVGIRNHLGEGKLEMAKELIEILDKKPFELCLIGDTVHDYEVAQGSGIPCILIAHGHQSFERLNQLDCLVLENFESLKSEFPHLVKS; this is encoded by the coding sequence TTGACAAAGACAATAATATGGGATTTTAATGGCACTTTGCTTAACGACATGCAGGTTTGTATCGATTGTATGAATATCATGCTGAAAAAAAGGAATCTGCCTTCTCTCGGCCTGAAACGTTACCGCGATATTTTCACTTTTCCTGTAAGGGATTATTATCTTTCTCTGGGTTTTGACTTTCAAAAAGAACCCTTCGAAATCCCGGCACACAAGTTCATTGATTTATATCGCGATAAACTGCATTTAGCGCCGCTACAGACGGATGCCGCGGATATACTCGATTATTTCCGCAGCCATCAAATTCAACAGGTGATTCTTTCTGCCATGGAGCAGGAATTCCTGGAGGATACTTTAAAATCAAAAGGCATCCTGAATTACTTTGATAAAGTAGTCGGGATCAGGAATCACTTGGGGGAAGGAAAACTTGAAATGGCAAAGGAACTTATTGAAATCCTTGATAAAAAGCCCTTTGAATTGTGCCTGATCGGAGATACTGTGCATGATTACGAAGTGGCCCAGGGATCAGGGATACCTTGCATATTGATTGCCCATGGCCACCAGTCGTTTGAAAGGCTTAACCAATTAGATTGCCTGGTATTGGAAAATTTTGAGTCACTGAAAAGCGAATTCCCGCATCTGGTGAAGTCATAA